The following coding sequences are from one Treponema bryantii window:
- a CDS encoding YggT family protein, giving the protein MIQTILTILAGVLSIYTLLCFVYILMSWFPGARFTKFGHVMTAICEPYMGLFRKLGFLRIGSIDFSPIVSIGILSLASAILAGIQRTGRIFFGGILGTILSSLWGIASSIIGIFTLLILIRWIVLLINKGRTSYDSGWNQVDMILNKMSYKIAGTFSKKNMSYQTSLLLSWIILLVTLGVGHFLILILVNLCYRMPF; this is encoded by the coding sequence GTGATTCAAACAATTTTAACTATTTTAGCCGGAGTTCTTTCTATTTATACACTTTTATGTTTTGTATATATTCTGATGTCCTGGTTCCCAGGTGCAAGGTTTACAAAATTCGGACATGTAATGACTGCAATCTGTGAACCTTATATGGGGCTTTTCAGAAAATTGGGATTTCTGAGAATAGGAAGCATTGATTTTTCTCCTATTGTATCTATTGGAATTCTTTCTCTTGCTTCTGCAATTCTTGCTGGAATTCAGCGTACTGGAAGAATCTTCTTTGGTGGAATTCTTGGAACAATTTTGAGCTCTCTATGGGGAATCGCTTCTTCAATCATAGGAATTTTTACACTTTTGATTCTTATTCGCTGGATAGTTCTTCTTATCAATAAGGGAAGAACCTCTTATGACTCTGGCTGGAATCAGGTTGATATGATTTTGAATAAGATGTCATACAAAATCGCCGGAACATTTTCAAAAAAGAATATGAGCTACCAGACTTCACTTTTATTGTCATGGATTATCCTTCTGGTAACTCTTGGCGTTGGACATTTCCTTATTCTGATTCTTGTGAACCTCTGTTATAGAATGCCTTTCTAA
- the recG gene encoding ATP-dependent DNA helicase RecG yields the protein MKISDIKTPVSSISGIGPQLTKTLAKVNIFTVGDLLQYYPRDYEDRTRKVTFGERGQNGKVHTVAQVVRQEWFGYGRMKTLKLIVTDGTGTAELICFNRAFLEKSLVPGTIITVTGQFFVKYGALQSTAFEAIKHTEYTESEPGKTLDLTSISPKESGVIPIYPLTEGLTQKAISKAITQALSQYAFGIEDEIPAEIIQKRGLLSKQDAIRLIHRPTEISQAAAARQTLAFEELFQFQSVIAKRVFERKGASGVLVSSAPQRESDQKVVDLKTFTDSLSPLQLDFFNSLPFPLTDDQRSVIYEMDAEIDRAYTERERILNQLDRDLPPPTTPSFTMARLLQGDVGSGKTLVSLFLCLRIISWKGQCAFMAPTEILARQHAETTAKLLAPLGVRTAFLTGNLRAKGRTPLLKALKEGDIDIVVGTHALFSSNVEYKDMKLAVIDEQHRFGVLQRQAILEKGRVTNRGMTFEPNLLMMSATPIPQSLALTVFGDLDISSIHTMPAGRKPVTTYLVKEGNEINAYEAVRKELAQGHQAYFVYPAIDSDENIKSAERAFTHLRDHIYPQYKCALVHSKVDEEEQVQILNAFRDGAIQILAATTVIEVGVDVPNATCMVIEQADRFGMAQLHQLRGRVGRGTAQSYCFLIYSKDITETGIERMKALRQSTDGFFIAEQDLKTRGPGELNGTVQAGELGFRIADLSRDMGIMQDARTDALSFISEK from the coding sequence TTGAAGATTTCTGATATAAAAACCCCGGTTTCATCAATTTCTGGAATCGGGCCTCAGCTTACTAAAACGCTGGCTAAAGTTAATATCTTCACAGTAGGCGATCTGCTCCAGTATTATCCGCGTGACTACGAGGATAGGACACGTAAAGTAACGTTTGGTGAGCGCGGACAGAACGGAAAAGTGCATACAGTTGCTCAGGTAGTCCGCCAGGAATGGTTCGGCTATGGGCGAATGAAAACACTCAAGCTTATTGTTACAGACGGTACAGGAACTGCAGAACTTATCTGCTTCAACCGTGCCTTTTTAGAAAAATCTCTTGTCCCGGGAACTATAATCACTGTGACCGGGCAGTTTTTTGTAAAATACGGTGCTTTACAGAGCACTGCATTTGAAGCAATCAAGCACACAGAATATACGGAATCAGAGCCCGGTAAAACGCTCGACCTCACATCCATTTCCCCAAAAGAAAGCGGTGTAATTCCTATCTATCCTCTTACAGAAGGACTTACTCAAAAAGCTATTTCAAAAGCCATAACACAGGCACTGTCACAATATGCGTTTGGTATTGAAGACGAGATACCGGCCGAAATTATACAAAAACGCGGATTACTTTCAAAACAGGATGCAATCCGCCTTATTCACCGCCCCACCGAAATATCCCAGGCGGCGGCCGCGCGCCAGACACTTGCCTTTGAAGAACTTTTTCAATTCCAGTCTGTGATTGCAAAACGAGTCTTTGAGAGAAAAGGCGCTTCGGGAGTTCTCGTCTCTTCAGCTCCGCAAAGAGAGTCCGATCAAAAAGTTGTCGACCTCAAAACCTTCACTGACAGCCTTTCCCCGCTGCAGCTCGATTTCTTCAACTCCCTGCCATTCCCGCTCACAGACGACCAGCGCAGCGTAATTTACGAGATGGATGCCGAAATTGACCGCGCCTACACCGAACGGGAACGAATTCTCAATCAATTAGACCGTGACCTTCCACCGCCAACAACTCCAAGCTTTACTATGGCCCGTCTGCTTCAGGGAGATGTAGGCTCTGGAAAAACGCTTGTATCACTTTTCCTTTGTCTGAGAATAATCAGCTGGAAGGGTCAGTGTGCTTTTATGGCTCCAACAGAAATCCTTGCCCGTCAGCATGCTGAAACTACTGCAAAACTTCTGGCACCACTTGGAGTAAGAACAGCCTTCCTTACCGGAAATCTCCGTGCGAAAGGCCGTACCCCGCTGCTCAAAGCCCTTAAAGAAGGCGATATTGATATTGTCGTTGGTACACACGCACTTTTTTCATCAAATGTTGAGTACAAGGATATGAAGCTCGCTGTAATTGATGAACAGCATCGCTTCGGAGTTTTACAGCGCCAGGCAATTCTAGAAAAAGGTAGAGTAACTAACCGCGGCATGACATTCGAACCGAATCTACTTATGATGAGCGCAACTCCAATTCCACAAAGTCTTGCCCTCACAGTGTTTGGAGATCTCGATATTTCATCTATTCATACAATGCCAGCCGGACGAAAACCAGTCACAACCTATCTTGTAAAAGAAGGAAACGAAATCAATGCTTACGAAGCCGTACGTAAGGAACTCGCTCAGGGACATCAGGCATATTTTGTTTATCCGGCAATCGACAGCGATGAAAACATAAAATCGGCAGAGCGGGCCTTTACCCACCTGCGTGACCACATCTATCCTCAATATAAATGTGCTCTTGTGCACAGTAAGGTCGACGAAGAAGAACAGGTTCAGATTCTAAATGCCTTCCGTGACGGTGCAATTCAAATACTCGCCGCAACTACAGTAATCGAAGTAGGTGTCGATGTCCCGAATGCAACCTGTATGGTAATTGAACAGGCAGATCGTTTTGGTATGGCACAGCTTCATCAGCTGCGAGGACGAGTTGGCCGCGGCACCGCTCAGTCTTACTGCTTCCTTATTTACAGCAAAGACATTACAGAAACCGGCATTGAACGAATGAAAGCCCTCCGCCAGAGCACAGATGGATTTTTCATCGCAGAGCAGGATCTTAAAACCCGAGGTCCTGGAGAACTCAACGGCACAGTTCAGGCAGGAGAACTCGGTTTCCGAATAGCAGATCTTTCCCGCGACATGGGCATTATGCAGGATGCCCGAACAGATGCACTTTCTTTTATCTCGGAAAAATAA